In Streptomyces chartreusis NRRL 3882, the following are encoded in one genomic region:
- a CDS encoding aminoglycoside phosphotransferase family protein: protein MTQAPTPTADTVRRLVRSLLKDGTDGGTEGSGGKGGKEPRQGRGPAAGPDVRPVTEGADPATWWVGTRHVLRLAPDREATVRQRRELRLRDLVRPHVPVAVPVSVAHGEWAAGLTYTLDTKVPGGSGEEHDVSAVGEADLAGLLSGLREVPVRQAETLGVPRTAPRSLEALRRAAVRAAERLADADEFDAARLNQLTAPAAAQLAAQSGSAVLTHHALTGGHLVVSADGRVRGALGWADAVVGDPAEDIAGLALAVGSPAAVRAATLAGYGARPCLRGLWLARCDTVVDLAGALTSRDTGRLTLLRTQLRRAWEPILLERVTDLRDTDDAL, encoded by the coding sequence ATGACCCAGGCACCGACACCCACCGCGGACACCGTCCGCCGACTGGTCCGTTCCCTGCTGAAGGACGGCACGGACGGCGGCACGGAGGGCAGCGGCGGCAAGGGCGGCAAGGAACCCAGGCAGGGAAGGGGCCCCGCCGCCGGACCCGACGTCCGGCCCGTGACCGAGGGCGCCGACCCGGCCACCTGGTGGGTCGGCACCCGCCATGTGCTGCGCCTCGCCCCCGACCGCGAGGCCACCGTGCGACAACGCCGCGAACTGCGCCTGCGCGACCTCGTCCGCCCGCACGTCCCGGTGGCGGTGCCGGTCAGCGTGGCGCACGGCGAGTGGGCGGCCGGGCTGACCTACACGCTCGACACCAAGGTGCCGGGCGGCTCGGGCGAGGAGCACGACGTGTCCGCCGTCGGCGAGGCCGACCTCGCGGGACTGCTCTCGGGGCTGCGCGAGGTGCCGGTCCGGCAGGCCGAGACCCTCGGCGTGCCGCGTACCGCGCCGCGCTCCCTGGAGGCGCTGCGCCGGGCCGCCGTACGCGCCGCCGAACGCCTCGCCGACGCCGACGAGTTCGACGCCGCCCGTCTGAACCAGCTCACGGCGCCCGCCGCGGCCCAGCTCGCCGCGCAGTCCGGCTCCGCGGTCCTCACCCACCACGCGCTCACCGGCGGCCATCTCGTGGTCAGCGCCGACGGGCGGGTGCGCGGGGCCCTCGGCTGGGCCGACGCGGTCGTCGGCGACCCGGCCGAGGACATCGCGGGCCTCGCGCTCGCCGTCGGCTCACCCGCCGCCGTACGCGCCGCCACCCTCGCCGGCTACGGCGCCCGCCCCTGCCTGCGCGGCCTGTGGCTGGCCCGCTGCGACACAGTCGTCGACCTCGCCGGGGCCCTCACGAGCCGGGACACGGGCCGGCTCACCCTGCTGCGCACGCAGCTGCGCC
- a CDS encoding aminopeptidase P family protein — MTGSTAASFTADDYRARMERAARTAAEAGLAGLLVAPGPDLVWLTGYTPPAVTERLTLLVLAAGQDPVLVVPALEAPDAQQAAGAPALALRDWTDGKDPYAATAALIDASGRFGISDNAWALHLLALQQALPGSSYTSLTEALPMLRAVKDAAELELMTAAGAAADATFEEIRNVPFAGRRESQVAADLDRLLRRYGHEQVDFTIVASGPNGANPHHEAGDRVIERGDMVVLDFGGLKDGYGSDTSRTVHVGEPTDEERRVHDIVREAQEAGFSAVRPGAACQDVDRAARAVIADAGYGEYFIHRTGHGIGVTTHEPPYMIEGEERLLVPGMCFSVEPGIYLPGRFGVRIEDIVTVTEDGGRRLNTTSRELVIVE; from the coding sequence ATGACCGGAAGCACGGCCGCGTCCTTCACCGCCGACGACTACAGGGCCCGCATGGAGCGCGCCGCGCGGACGGCCGCCGAGGCCGGTCTCGCGGGCCTGCTGGTCGCCCCGGGGCCGGACCTGGTGTGGCTCACCGGCTACACGCCCCCGGCGGTCACCGAACGGCTCACCCTGCTGGTCCTCGCCGCCGGACAGGACCCCGTCCTCGTCGTCCCCGCGCTGGAGGCCCCGGACGCGCAGCAGGCGGCCGGCGCGCCCGCCCTGGCCCTGCGCGACTGGACCGACGGCAAGGACCCCTACGCCGCCACCGCCGCCCTGATCGACGCCTCCGGCCGGTTCGGCATCAGCGACAACGCCTGGGCGCTGCACCTGCTGGCGCTGCAGCAGGCCCTGCCCGGCAGCTCGTACACGTCGCTCACCGAGGCCCTGCCGATGCTGCGCGCCGTCAAGGACGCGGCGGAGCTGGAACTCATGACGGCCGCGGGAGCAGCCGCCGACGCGACGTTCGAGGAGATCCGGAACGTCCCCTTCGCCGGCCGCCGGGAGTCGCAGGTGGCCGCCGACCTCGACCGGCTCCTGCGCCGGTACGGACACGAGCAGGTCGACTTCACCATCGTCGCCTCCGGTCCGAACGGAGCCAACCCCCACCACGAGGCAGGCGACCGCGTCATCGAACGCGGCGACATGGTCGTCCTCGACTTCGGCGGACTGAAGGACGGCTACGGCTCCGACACCTCCCGCACGGTCCACGTCGGCGAACCCACCGACGAGGAGCGCCGCGTGCACGACATCGTGCGCGAGGCCCAGGAGGCGGGGTTTAGCGCCGTGCGGCCGGGCGCCGCCTGCCAGGACGTCGACCGGGCCGCCCGCGCGGTCATCGCCGACGCCGGCTACGGCGAGTACTTCATCCACCGCACCGGACACGGCATCGGCGTCACCACCCACGAACCGCCGTACATGATCGAGGGCGAGGAGCGGCTCCTCGTGCCGGGCATGTGCTTCTCGGTGGAACCCGGCATCTACCTGCCCGGCCGGTTCGGCGTGCGCATTGAGGACATCGTGACGGTCACCGAGGACGGCGGGCGGCGGCTGAACACCACCTCCCGCGAGCTGGTCATAGTGGAGTGA
- a CDS encoding phosphodiesterase gives MLVLAHISDLHLDGSERATERAERVCERLRELPGQVDALLVTGDIADHGTEPEYEEAARILGLRDGDAPFPVLACPGNHDSRAPYRKALLGLPGAEEPVNSVQVFDDGAVLMCDSSVPGSDDGELDEETYDWIETTLDELDGGLPALLAFHHPPVALHHPLPDSYQLRESGRLAGLLARRPEIAGLITGHAHTPAATSFAGRPLVVGPGVTWTLRLPWEGEQIADRDAPPGIAFHVLDDTGRLTSHFRVVT, from the coding sequence GTGCTCGTACTCGCGCACATCAGCGATCTGCATCTGGACGGGAGCGAGCGGGCGACGGAGCGCGCCGAGCGGGTGTGCGAGCGGTTGCGGGAGCTGCCTGGGCAGGTGGACGCGCTGCTGGTGACCGGGGACATCGCGGACCACGGCACGGAGCCGGAGTACGAGGAGGCCGCACGCATCCTGGGGCTGCGCGACGGCGACGCCCCCTTCCCGGTACTGGCCTGCCCGGGCAACCACGACAGCCGCGCGCCCTACCGCAAGGCGCTGCTGGGCCTGCCGGGGGCGGAGGAGCCCGTCAACAGCGTGCAGGTCTTCGACGACGGTGCCGTGCTGATGTGCGACTCCAGCGTCCCCGGCAGCGACGACGGGGAGCTGGACGAGGAGACGTACGACTGGATCGAGACGACCCTCGACGAACTCGACGGCGGCCTTCCGGCCCTGCTCGCCTTCCACCACCCGCCGGTGGCGCTGCACCACCCACTGCCCGACTCGTACCAGTTGCGGGAGTCCGGCCGACTGGCCGGACTGCTGGCCCGCCGGCCCGAGATCGCCGGTCTGATCACCGGCCACGCGCACACGCCCGCCGCGACCTCGTTCGCGGGGCGGCCGCTCGTCGTCGGCCCCGGTGTGACGTGGACGCTGCGGCTGCCCTGGGAGGGCGAGCAGATCGCCGACCGGGACGCGCCGCCCGGGATCGCCTTCCACGTCCTGGACGACACGGGGCGGCTCACGAGCCACTTCCGGGTGGTCACGTGA
- a CDS encoding PDZ domain-containing protein encodes MEQTALRPKPMPGQEPDAVAPATGSGPSRPRLHAARRRGRRLLNVLFAGFVGAALVLSGIGLGAMGATVIGQGGGIDPRGWHRPSLTGPPPSAAVSAPAAVTLGVEVMDTGKPGALVVGLHVPGPAQEAGLVRGDVLLVFGTTRIDTAADLARAVARARPGAKVKLTVRHRSGGYEQVTVVPSVVT; translated from the coding sequence ATGGAACAGACCGCGCTGCGACCCAAGCCGATGCCGGGTCAGGAGCCCGACGCAGTGGCGCCGGCGACGGGGTCCGGCCCGTCGCGGCCCCGTCTGCACGCCGCCCGGCGCCGTGGGCGGCGGCTGCTCAACGTGCTGTTCGCCGGGTTCGTCGGTGCGGCCCTGGTCCTGTCCGGGATCGGCCTGGGGGCGATGGGCGCCACGGTGATCGGCCAGGGCGGAGGCATCGATCCGCGGGGGTGGCACAGGCCGTCGCTGACCGGGCCCCCGCCGTCCGCCGCTGTGTCCGCGCCCGCTGCCGTGACCCTCGGCGTGGAGGTCATGGACACCGGGAAGCCGGGGGCCCTGGTCGTCGGGCTCCACGTCCCCGGGCCGGCTCAGGAGGCGGGCCTGGTGCGCGGTGACGTGCTCCTCGTCTTCGGCACGACCCGCATCGACACCGCCGCCGACCTGGCCCGGGCCGTCGCCCGCGCCCGCCCCGGCGCCAAGGTGAAGCTGACGGTGCGGCACCGCAGCGGCGGCTACGAGCAGGTGACGGTCGTACCGTCCGTCGTCACGTGA
- the cyc2 gene encoding germacradienol/geosmin synthase Cyc2: protein MTQPFELPHFYMPHPARLNPHVDEARAHSSEWAREMGMLEGSGVWEQADLDAHDYGLLCAYTHPDCDGPALSLITDWYVWVFFFDDHFLEMYKRSQDRVAGKAHLDRLPLFMPLDLSTPVPEPENPVEAGLADLWARTVPRMSQDWRRRFAVATEHLLNESLWELSNINEGRIANPVEYIEMRRKVGGAPWSAGLVEYATAEVPASVAESRPLRVLMETFSDAVHLRNDLFSYQREVEDEGENSNGVLVLETFFGCTTQEAADTVNDVLTSRLHQFEHTAFTEVPAVALEKGLTPDEVAAVAAYTKGLQDWQSGGHEWHLRSSRYMNENARGSKPWPGCSGMGTSAADVRALLATAGAERLRAYTHVPYQKVGPSQIPDIRMPFPLELSPHLDNARRSLRDWVDRMGILAEGVWDEDKLRAYDLPLCSAGLDPDATPEALDLSAQWLAWGTYGDDYYPLVYGHRRDLAAARLTTARLSDCMPVAGEAPLAPANAMERGLVDLWLRTTAEMTPEARRTLKDAINVMTESWVWELSNQLQNRVPDPVDYLEMRRATFGSDLTLSLCRMGHGPAIPPEVYRSGPVRSLENAAMDFACLLNDVFSYQKEIEYEGEIHNAILVVQSFFGCDYPTGLGIVHDLMSQRMRQFEHVVEHELPILYEDFRLTDEGRAAMQQYVADLRNWMAGILNWHREVDRYKADWLASRAHGFLPDRPPAVPVPALG from the coding sequence ATGACGCAGCCGTTCGAACTCCCGCACTTCTACATGCCGCACCCCGCGCGGCTGAACCCCCATGTCGACGAGGCTCGGGCCCATTCGTCCGAGTGGGCACGCGAGATGGGCATGCTGGAGGGATCCGGTGTCTGGGAGCAGGCCGACCTCGACGCGCACGACTACGGCCTGCTCTGCGCCTACACCCACCCCGACTGCGACGGACCCGCTCTCTCCCTGATCACCGACTGGTACGTGTGGGTCTTCTTCTTCGACGACCACTTCCTGGAGATGTACAAGCGCAGCCAGGACCGCGTCGCCGGCAAGGCCCACCTGGACCGGCTGCCCCTGTTCATGCCGCTGGACCTCTCGACTCCCGTACCGGAGCCGGAGAACCCGGTCGAGGCGGGCCTCGCCGACCTGTGGGCGCGGACGGTGCCCAGGATGTCGCAGGACTGGCGTCGCCGCTTCGCCGTGGCGACCGAGCACCTGCTGAACGAGTCCCTGTGGGAGCTGTCCAACATCAACGAAGGGCGGATCGCCAATCCCGTCGAGTACATCGAGATGCGCCGCAAGGTGGGCGGCGCCCCCTGGTCGGCGGGTCTCGTGGAGTACGCGACGGCCGAAGTGCCCGCGTCCGTCGCCGAGTCCAGGCCGCTCAGGGTACTGATGGAGACGTTCTCCGACGCCGTGCACCTGCGCAACGACCTGTTCTCCTACCAGCGGGAGGTCGAGGACGAGGGCGAGAACAGCAACGGCGTGCTCGTCCTGGAGACCTTCTTCGGCTGCACCACCCAGGAGGCCGCCGACACCGTCAACGACGTCCTCACCTCCCGGCTCCACCAGTTCGAGCACACGGCGTTCACCGAAGTCCCCGCGGTGGCCCTGGAGAAGGGACTCACCCCGGACGAGGTCGCGGCCGTGGCGGCGTACACCAAGGGCCTCCAGGACTGGCAGTCCGGCGGCCACGAGTGGCACCTGCGCTCCAGCCGCTACATGAACGAGAACGCGCGCGGCAGCAAGCCCTGGCCGGGCTGCAGCGGCATGGGCACCTCCGCCGCCGACGTCCGCGCCCTGCTCGCCACGGCCGGAGCGGAGCGGCTGCGCGCCTACACGCACGTGCCGTACCAGAAGGTCGGACCGTCGCAGATCCCCGACATCCGCATGCCGTTCCCGCTGGAGCTCAGCCCGCACCTGGACAACGCCCGCCGGAGCCTGCGCGACTGGGTGGACCGGATGGGCATCCTCGCCGAGGGCGTCTGGGACGAGGACAAGCTCCGGGCCTACGATCTCCCGCTCTGCTCGGCGGGCCTCGACCCGGACGCCACGCCCGAGGCCCTCGACCTCAGTGCGCAATGGCTCGCCTGGGGCACCTACGGCGACGACTACTACCCGCTGGTCTACGGCCACCGCCGCGACCTGGCCGCCGCCCGGCTGACCACGGCCCGTCTGTCCGACTGCATGCCGGTCGCCGGCGAGGCGCCGCTGGCCCCCGCCAACGCCATGGAGCGTGGCCTCGTCGACCTGTGGCTGCGCACCACCGCGGAGATGACGCCCGAGGCGCGGCGCACCCTGAAGGACGCGATCAACGTCATGACCGAGAGCTGGGTGTGGGAGCTGTCCAACCAGCTCCAGAACCGCGTGCCCGACCCGGTCGACTACCTGGAGATGCGCCGGGCGACCTTCGGGTCCGACCTCACCCTGAGCCTGTGCCGGATGGGCCACGGCCCGGCCATTCCGCCGGAGGTCTACCGCAGCGGCCCGGTCCGCTCCCTGGAGAACGCCGCGATGGACTTCGCGTGCCTCCTCAATGACGTCTTCTCCTACCAGAAGGAGATCGAGTACGAGGGTGAGATCCACAACGCGATCCTCGTCGTGCAGTCCTTCTTCGGCTGCGACTACCCGACCGGGCTCGGCATCGTGCACGACCTGATGAGCCAGCGCATGCGGCAGTTCGAGCATGTGGTCGAGCACGAACTGCCCATCCTGTACGAGGACTTCCGGCTCACGGACGAGGGCCGCGCCGCCATGCAGCAGTATGTTGCGGACCTCCGGAACTGGATGGCCGGCATCCTCAACTGGCACCGCGAGGTGGACCGCTACAAGGCCGACTGGCTGGCCTCGCGCGCCCACGGCTTCCTCCCGGACCGGCCACCCGCCGTGCCCGTGCCCGCTCTCGGCTGA
- a CDS encoding damage-control phosphatase ARMT1 family protein yields the protein MPDTPSAPVLLGDQPGSFPHSVLAERHPAIIRQVREAFPYEPWQHRALDELLANCTKGEIEPLPADAHDRDLWETWGLREYAGRSWFDVPWLWSESWFYRRLLQAVGYFGPGPWQGIDPFRPFKRDELDSHETDEELAALDDLAGRPAGDVAQALLHGSLWGNRADLGFRLSAEGARAADAAPGLVADDSDRLWALLGGTGTGTLCLVADNAGRELVPDLLLIAHLLAHGRVGRAVLHVKPYPYYVSDATTADVVDALRRLTGAGGTAAEYGQRLWSALADGRLTLRAHPFSCAPLPYEEMPGDLRADFASATLTVVKGDLNYRRLVGDRLWAPTTPFPDVTAYFPGAVAALRTLKSDVITGLDARTEAELVAAEDQRWRTSGTHALIQVRTPG from the coding sequence ATGCCCGACACCCCATCCGCACCCGTGCTCCTCGGCGACCAGCCGGGCTCCTTCCCCCACAGCGTGCTCGCCGAGCGGCACCCGGCCATCATCCGGCAGGTGCGCGAGGCCTTCCCGTACGAGCCCTGGCAGCACCGCGCGCTCGACGAACTGCTGGCGAACTGCACCAAGGGCGAGATCGAACCGCTCCCCGCCGACGCGCACGACCGCGACCTCTGGGAGACCTGGGGGCTGCGCGAGTACGCCGGCCGGTCCTGGTTCGACGTGCCGTGGCTCTGGTCCGAGAGCTGGTTCTACCGCCGGCTGCTCCAGGCCGTCGGCTACTTCGGCCCCGGCCCCTGGCAGGGCATCGACCCCTTCCGCCCCTTCAAACGGGACGAACTCGACTCCCACGAGACCGACGAGGAACTGGCCGCGCTCGACGACCTCGCCGGCCGGCCCGCCGGAGACGTGGCACAGGCCCTGCTGCACGGCTCCCTCTGGGGCAACCGCGCCGATCTCGGCTTCCGTCTCTCCGCCGAGGGCGCGCGTGCCGCCGACGCCGCCCCCGGGCTGGTGGCCGACGACAGCGACCGCCTGTGGGCCCTGCTCGGCGGCACCGGCACGGGCACCCTGTGCCTCGTCGCCGACAACGCGGGCCGCGAACTCGTCCCCGACCTGCTCCTCATCGCCCACCTCCTGGCCCACGGGCGGGTCGGACGGGCCGTCCTGCACGTCAAGCCCTACCCGTACTACGTCTCCGACGCCACCACCGCCGACGTCGTCGACGCGCTGCGCCGGCTGACCGGTGCCGGGGGAACGGCCGCCGAGTACGGACAACGCCTGTGGTCCGCCCTGGCCGACGGCCGCCTGACCCTCCGCGCCCACCCCTTCTCCTGCGCCCCGCTGCCGTACGAGGAGATGCCCGGCGACCTGCGCGCCGACTTCGCCTCGGCCACGCTCACCGTCGTCAAGGGCGACCTCAACTACCGCCGCCTGGTGGGCGACCGGCTCTGGGCCCCGACCACGCCGTTCCCGGACGTCACCGCGTACTTCCCCGGCGCCGTCGCCGCCCTGCGCACCCTGAAGTCCGACGTGATCACCGGCCTCGACGCCCGTACCGAGGCCGAACTCGTCGCGGCGGAGGACCAGCGCTGGCGCACCAGCGGCACGCACGCGCTGATCCAGGTGCGGACGCCCGGGTAG
- a CDS encoding ScbR family autoregulator-binding transcription factor, with amino-acid sequence MARQLRAEQTRSTIITAAADLFDRRGYESTSLSDIVEHAQVTKGALYFHFAAKEDLAHAILELQSHTARRLAAETDHRGHTSLEALMRLTFGITRMSVEDPVLRAGLRLATGGIRPRPPLSHPFTEWLDIVTARLVGAVKESDVHPDIDIDVVAHSLVCFFVGTRVVGRSREPVARQPRRTAEMWNILIRGLVPVTRRARYLSLAARLERELAPV; translated from the coding sequence ATGGCGAGGCAGTTGCGAGCCGAGCAGACCCGCTCGACGATCATCACGGCCGCCGCTGACCTGTTCGACCGTCGCGGCTACGAATCGACCAGTCTCAGCGACATCGTGGAGCACGCTCAGGTCACCAAGGGCGCCCTGTACTTCCATTTCGCGGCGAAGGAGGATCTCGCCCACGCGATCCTCGAACTCCAGTCGCACACCGCCCGCCGGCTGGCGGCGGAGACCGACCATCGCGGCCATACGTCCCTGGAGGCGCTGATGCGCCTCACGTTCGGCATCACCCGCATGTCGGTCGAGGACCCGGTGCTCAGGGCCGGACTGCGGCTCGCCACCGGTGGGATCCGGCCCCGCCCGCCGCTGAGCCATCCGTTCACGGAGTGGCTGGACATCGTCACGGCCCGGCTCGTCGGCGCGGTCAAGGAGTCGGACGTCCACCCGGACATCGATATCGACGTGGTGGCCCACTCCCTGGTCTGTTTCTTCGTCGGCACCCGGGTCGTGGGCCGCTCCCGCGAGCCCGTCGCACGCCAGCCCCGCCGCACGGCCGAGATGTGGAACATACTCATCCGCGGCCTGGTCCCGGTCACCCGCCGCGCCCGCTACCTGAGCCTGGCGGCCCGTCTGGAACGTGAACTGGCACCGGTCTGA
- a CDS encoding S8 family peptidase: MRISPEFRRKLISVAAVSAALLTAAPASVAVAQETAPGPAVPAERTEAAPGTPAERLIVGYKSGASEAKSDKAAAADAAAKAQKTGEDVDFQRRLGTGAALVDLGTNPARAAVADVVAQYQADPQVAYVVPDRLNKPTATPNDTDYGKQWDLFESTAGMNVPAAWDTTTGSGVTVAVIDTGYVTHSDLAANIVGGYDFISDTAVSVDGNGRDSNPADPGDWYNDNECGQGIPASSSSWHGTHVAGTIAAATNNGKGIAGIAHGAKISPVRVLGKCGGYDSDIIDAITWASGGTVSGVPANTNVAKVINMSLGGSGACSSATQSAITGAVNRGTTVVVAAGNENQNASNSSPANCNNVITVAATNRAGSRASYSNYGSIVDISAPGGETRTSTANGILSTLNSGTKTPSSENYAYYQGTSMATPHVAGLAALVKSANSALTPAQIESAIKANARPLPGTCSGGCGAGLADAAKTVQAVKGGSSSGTTFSSTTAVAIPDNGAAIESPISVTGRSGNAPSALQVGVDITHTYRGDLVIDLVAPDGSAYRLKSAASDSADNVNTTYTVNASGESANGTWKLRVQDTAAQDTGTLNGWKLTF, encoded by the coding sequence GTGCGTATCTCCCCAGAGTTCAGACGGAAGCTGATATCCGTCGCCGCCGTCTCCGCCGCCCTGCTGACCGCCGCCCCCGCCTCGGTCGCCGTCGCCCAGGAGACCGCCCCCGGGCCCGCCGTCCCGGCCGAGCGGACCGAGGCCGCCCCCGGCACCCCGGCCGAGCGGCTCATCGTCGGCTACAAGTCCGGCGCTTCCGAGGCCAAGTCCGACAAGGCCGCCGCCGCCGACGCCGCGGCCAAGGCGCAGAAGACCGGCGAGGACGTCGACTTCCAGCGCCGCCTCGGCACCGGCGCCGCCCTCGTCGACCTGGGCACGAACCCCGCCCGGGCGGCCGTCGCCGACGTCGTCGCCCAGTACCAGGCCGACCCGCAGGTCGCGTACGTCGTGCCGGACCGCCTGAACAAGCCGACGGCCACCCCGAACGACACCGACTACGGCAAGCAGTGGGACCTGTTCGAGTCCACCGCGGGCATGAACGTCCCGGCCGCGTGGGACACCACCACCGGCAGCGGCGTCACCGTCGCCGTCATCGACACCGGCTACGTCACCCACTCCGACCTGGCCGCGAACATCGTCGGCGGCTACGACTTCATCTCCGACACCGCCGTCTCCGTCGACGGCAACGGCCGTGACAGCAACCCGGCCGACCCGGGCGACTGGTACAACGACAACGAGTGCGGCCAGGGCATCCCGGCCTCCAGCTCCTCCTGGCACGGCACGCACGTGGCCGGCACCATCGCCGCCGCCACCAACAACGGCAAGGGCATCGCCGGCATCGCCCACGGCGCGAAGATCTCCCCGGTCCGCGTCCTCGGCAAGTGCGGCGGCTACGACTCCGACATCATCGACGCCATCACCTGGGCGTCCGGCGGCACCGTCTCCGGTGTCCCCGCCAACACCAACGTCGCCAAGGTCATCAACATGAGCCTCGGCGGGAGCGGCGCCTGCTCCAGCGCCACCCAGAGCGCCATCACCGGCGCCGTGAACCGCGGCACCACGGTCGTCGTCGCGGCCGGCAACGAGAACCAGAACGCCAGCAACTCCTCGCCGGCGAACTGCAACAACGTCATCACGGTCGCCGCGACCAACCGCGCGGGCAGCCGGGCCTCGTACTCCAACTACGGCTCGATCGTGGACATCTCCGCCCCCGGCGGCGAGACCCGGACCTCCACCGCCAACGGCATCCTGTCCACGCTGAACTCCGGCACGAAGACGCCGTCGAGCGAGAACTACGCCTACTACCAGGGCACCAGCATGGCCACCCCGCACGTCGCGGGGCTCGCCGCCCTGGTGAAGTCGGCGAACTCCGCCCTCACCCCGGCGCAGATCGAGTCGGCCATCAAGGCCAACGCCCGTCCGCTGCCCGGCACCTGCTCCGGCGGCTGCGGCGCCGGCCTCGCGGACGCCGCGAAGACGGTCCAGGCCGTCAAGGGCGGTTCGTCCAGCGGCACGACCTTCTCCAGCACCACCGCCGTCGCCATCCCGGACAACGGCGCGGCCATCGAGTCGCCGATCAGCGTCACCGGCCGCAGCGGAAACGCCCCCTCCGCCCTCCAGGTCGGCGTCGACATCACCCACACCTACCGCGGCGACCTCGTCATCGACCTGGTCGCACCGGACGGTTCGGCGTACCGTCTGAAGTCCGCCGCCTCCGACTCCGCCGACAACGTGAACACCACCTACACGGTGAACGCCTCCGGCGAGAGCGCCAACGGCACCTGGAAGCTGCGCGTCCAGGACACCGCGGCGCAGGACACCGGCACGCTCAACGGCTGGAAGCTGACGTTCTGA
- a CDS encoding lytic polysaccharide monooxygenase auxiliary activity family 9 protein, with translation MSRTTAHRTALAAALVTPLLLPLWAAGPARAHGAPTDPVSRVVACSPEGGDRAGSAACRAAVAANGAPFTAWDNLRVADVGGRDRQVVPDGKLCSGGLPGYRGLDLARADWPATRMTPGGTLTMRYVSTIPHTGTFRMYLTKPGYDPTGPLSWSDLPEKPFAEVTDPALTDGAYRVEATLPSDRTGRHVLYTVWQNSSTPDTYYSCSDVVFPEKKEAQGGEKESAPPASPSKLASGPASDPASDPATGPSTPVLAGGAAAVLVLTGGAALAARLRRR, from the coding sequence ATGTCCCGTACGACCGCACACCGCACCGCACTCGCGGCCGCCCTCGTGACCCCGTTGCTGCTGCCGCTGTGGGCGGCGGGGCCGGCGCGGGCGCACGGCGCTCCGACGGATCCGGTGAGCCGGGTGGTGGCCTGTTCCCCCGAGGGCGGTGACCGCGCGGGCTCGGCGGCCTGCCGCGCGGCCGTCGCCGCGAACGGTGCGCCCTTCACCGCGTGGGACAACCTGCGCGTGGCCGACGTGGGCGGCCGGGACCGGCAGGTCGTCCCCGACGGGAAGCTGTGCAGCGGGGGCCTGCCCGGCTACCGGGGTCTCGACCTCGCCCGCGCCGACTGGCCGGCGACCCGGATGACGCCCGGCGGGACGCTGACCATGCGGTACGTCTCGACGATCCCGCACACCGGCACGTTCCGGATGTACCTGACGAAACCCGGCTACGACCCGACCGGGCCGCTGTCCTGGTCCGACCTGCCCGAGAAGCCGTTCGCCGAGGTGACCGACCCGGCCCTGACGGACGGCGCGTACCGCGTCGAGGCGACCCTGCCGTCCGACCGGACCGGGCGGCACGTGCTGTACACGGTCTGGCAGAACAGCAGTACGCCGGACACGTACTACTCGTGCTCGGACGTGGTGTTCCCGGAGAAGAAGGAGGCTCAGGGAGGGGAGAAGGAGAGTGCCCCGCCGGCCTCCCCCTCGAAACTCGCCTCTGGACCCGCCTCCGATCCCGCCTCCGATCCCGCCACCGGCCCGTCCACGCCCGTGCTGGCGGGCGGCGCCGCGGCGGTGCTGGTGCTCACCGGCGGCGCCGCCCTGGCGGCACGGCTGCGTCGGCGCTGA
- a CDS encoding DUF6230 family protein: protein MTSSAEHTSERPEGPAAADTGDVPARRGRVRARRAAVMAVPAAAVAAGLAILTAEGALGVQFAISGMPFTVTATELNGTGFAQFGGLDEMAEGSPNAGDTGGQVLVVTSVIKNATLTKLCQSVDLGGTNLVIRAGGGAEKVRASDLTTDSTELSGDAAFNNIEIGNDASTLDKAGPMGRGPKGVFSQQSDTVHIANLRQTNYATTAGVFKLPGLKLGFSGSGC, encoded by the coding sequence ATGACCTCCTCCGCCGAGCACACCTCCGAAAGACCGGAAGGTCCCGCCGCCGCGGACACCGGTGACGTCCCCGCGCGCCGCGGGCGGGTCCGGGCACGCCGGGCCGCCGTGATGGCGGTGCCGGCCGCCGCAGTCGCCGCCGGCCTCGCGATCCTCACCGCCGAGGGGGCGCTGGGCGTGCAGTTCGCCATCTCCGGCATGCCGTTCACGGTCACCGCCACCGAGCTGAACGGCACCGGCTTCGCACAGTTCGGCGGTCTGGACGAGATGGCCGAGGGCAGCCCCAACGCGGGTGACACCGGCGGTCAGGTGCTGGTCGTCACGTCCGTGATCAAGAACGCGACGCTCACCAAGCTGTGCCAGAGCGTGGACCTGGGTGGCACGAACCTGGTCATCAGGGCCGGTGGCGGTGCGGAGAAGGTCCGGGCCAGCGACCTGACCACCGACTCCACGGAGCTCTCGGGCGACGCGGCCTTCAACAACATCGAGATCGGCAACGACGCCAGCACGCTCGACAAGGCCGGGCCGATGGGCCGCGGACCGAAGGGCGTGTTCAGCCAGCAGTCCGACACCGTGCACATCGCCAACCTGCGGCAGACCAACTACGCCACGACAGCCGGTGTGTTCAAGCTGCCGGGACTGAAACTGGGCTTCAGCGGGTCGGGTTGCTGA